The proteins below come from a single Ptychodera flava strain L36383 chromosome 6, AS_Pfla_20210202, whole genome shotgun sequence genomic window:
- the LOC139135451 gene encoding short transient receptor potential channel 5-like has product MIGMSSVNGGKQTFDVKSLVYYVHLNDDNMSRTAKTPAEVLYLTAVDRGDKNALLLAFENAQSLNINCVDSSGRNALHIAIQNGNQDIVKMLLDQGVEIRDGLLHATDVQFTVAIRPICEELKRRGQLREGLNCRDSKNELHPDITPVVLAGHHNNYDILKTLLEYGAFVEDPDKYDYKTAEFTLEYSVGRINVYRALASQAYIALTSEDPISRAFDLAWKLRLLSERDYEFRQQYLELADQCEKFAADLLGQVRDTREQTIVLTHDPAEWLKSRNYTEPYKVKRALRLDQKLFVAHPHCQQHLIELWYQGLPSWRKVNILKKYSISALLGFAFPLLCVSYILAPGTKLSRLLKIPYLRFVCNLASSMTFLVLLSFQAIDYKAMFREPSTDISNSSGNVEITTTSTREVTGQLQFTDMLIIIYVLSYTWYEIQDIAKYGKKGVSDNFKWKLLDYMMLTMYWAWMAIRILAAFADHEVQTNRTTVSNDSLYEQVELSTVDSFSIAYEEEPPLQPGDLTIEDVLKRQQDMEKRLRTLIETNFAHIEAALARSQGQQDTSEVHRRSRRAVRRLPKRPTTGTVVGNTTSSSNSVLGSLGALHPILVADGIFAFAKVVSFLRVIRLTVVHLQVGPMQISLGRMTYDIVRFLTIFSLVWFAFSVGLNQLYSDYDENYVIPCSWQHTGSKCNPPPFGSIGQALLTLFWTLFGVSDLSTLKIIGTDHWYTEMMGQILYALYHVIALVVLLNILIAMMSNTYTQIEQDADIEWKYSRSRLWLSYYDKMSALAPPFNIFPTVDSFKKLTKLLKRKVNGNSTERRKRKRSHIQRKNREYTEIVQMLVQRYFFHRKRGADGEDERGLGGAEQYFSQIKLDMSNFKYDLLQNMTSMNDRMTEIQEQIDNSEKKIERVNPGTEIENALRNLVKDPSNVRRLHPLTQQTLMDLGIIRRPLRYADRYRSEDGEEDYVSEGESLGGWEGRWEG; this is encoded by the exons ACATTGTTAAAATGTTACTCGATCAAGGAGTAGAAATCAGAGACGGGCTACTCCACGCTACAGATGTTCAGTTTACCGTTGCCATCAGACCTATTTGTGAAGAATTGAAAAGACGAGGACAGTTGAGA GAGGGTTTAAATTGTCGTGACTCGAAGAACGAACTCCACCCGGACATAACACCAGTAGTTTTGGCGGGGCACCACAACAACTACGACATACTGAAAACTCTTCTCGAGTATGGCGCCTTTGTTGAAGACCCAGACAAATACGACTACAAAACGGCAGAGTTTACCTTGGAGTATTCGGTCGGAAGAATCAACGTTTACCGAGCTCTGGCCAGCCAGGCGTACATCGCGCTGACCAGCGAGGATCCCATCTCGAGGGCCTTTGATTTGGCCTGGAAACTTCGACTACTCAGCGAACGAGATTACGAATTTCGACAGCAGTACCTGGAATTGGCGGACCAATGTGAGAAATTCGCGGCTGATTTACTCGGGCAAGTGCGAGACACGCGGGAACAGACCATTGTGCTGACCCATGACCCGGCGGAATGGCTAAAGAGTCGTAACTACACGGAGCCGTACAAAGTGAAAAGAGCCCTTCGCTTAGATCAAAAACTG tTTGTCGCCCATCCCCACTGCCAACAACATCTGATTGAGCTATGGTACCAGGGTCTTCCGTCCTGGCGCAAAGTGAACATCTTGAAAAAGTATTCCATCTCAGCCCTTCTTGGATTTGCGTTTCCTTTACTGTGCGTGAGCTACATCCTTGCTCCTGGCACCAAACTTTCTCGCTTGCTGAAAATACCTTACCTGCGATTCGTCTGCAATCTTGCCTCGTCGATGACCTTCCTAGTTTTGCTGTCATTCCAAGCCATCGACTACAAGGCCATGTTCAGGGAACCCTCGACGGATATTTCAAATTCGTCCGGAAATGTAGAGATCACAACTACGTCGACGAGGGAGGTAACGGGACAGTTGCAATTTACCGATATGTTAATCATTATTTATGTATTGA GTTACACATGGTATGAAATCCAAGACATTGCAAAATATGGAAAGAAAGGTGTAAGTGACAACTTCAAGTGGAAGTTATTGGACTACATGATGCTTACAATGTATTGGGCTTGGATGGCTATTAGAATACTCGCTGCATTTGCG GACCACGAGGTGCAGACAAACAGAACAACGGTGTCAAATGATTCCTTGTACGAACAAGTGGAGTTATCTACGGTCGACAGCTTTTCAATTGCCTACGAAGAAGAACCTCCTCTCCAGCCTGGTGATCTAACCATTGAAGACGTCTTGAAGAGACAGCAAGACATGGAAAAACGTCTTAGGACTCTCATCGAAACGAACTTTGCTCATATCGAGGCGGCTCTTGCAAGGTCGCAAGGACAGCAAGACACCAGTGAAGTGCACAGAAGGTCGCGACGAGCCGTCCGTCGGTTGCCGAAGCGACCGACCACGGGTACCGTCGTCGGCAACACCACTTCGTCATCAAACTCGGTGCTAGGCTCCCTGGGAGCCTTGCATCCGATCCTGGTCGCTGATGGAATATTCGCCTTTGCAAAAGTGGTCAGTTTCCTGCGCGTAATACGGTTGACCGTGGTACATCTTCAGGTCGGTCCCATGCAGATATCCCTCGGAAGGATGACGTATGACATAGTGCGATTCCTGACTATATTCTCATTGGTTTGGTTCGCGTTCTCTGTCGGACTCAATCAGCTGTACTCAGACTACGACGAAAATTACGTCATTCCATGTTCATGGCAACATACTGGCAGCAAATGCAACCCTCCTCCCTTCGGAAG cATTGGTCAAGCGCTTTTGACGTTATTTTGGACACTATTCGGTGTGTCGGACCTATCCACTCTGAAGATAATCGGCACAGATCACTGGTATACGGAGATGATGGGTCAGATACTCTATGCCCTGTATCACGTGATTGCTCTGGTGGTTCTCCTGAACATTCTCATAGCCATGATGAGCAACACGTACACGCAAATCGAG CAAGATGCGGACATCGAATGGAAGTATTCACGATCTCGACTCTGGTTGAGCTACTATGACAAGATGTCGGCCCTAGCACCACCCTTCAACATCTTCCCCACCGTGGACTCGTTCAAGAAACTGACTAAACTACTCAAGCGTAAGGTCAACGGCAATTCCACGGAGAGGCGAAAG AGAAAACGAAGCCACATACAGCGAAAAAACCGAGAATATACT GAGATCGTACAGATGCTGGTTCAGCGATACTTCTTCCACAGGAAACGCGGCGCCGACGGCGAAGACGAGAGAGGCTTGGGTGGAGCGGAGCAGTACTTCTCTCAGATCAAGCTGGACATGTCCAATTTCAAGTACGACCTCCTGCAGAACATGACGTCGATGAACGATCGGATGACCGAAATCCAAGAGCAGATCGACAACAGCGAGAAGAAGATCGAGCGCGTCAATCCGGGGACGGAAATCGAGAACGCCCTCAGGAACCTTGTGAAAGATCCGAGTAACGTAAGGAGGCTGCATCCGCTCACTCAGCAAACCCTCATGGATCTGGGCATCATACGCCGACCATTGCGCTATGCAGATCGATACAGGTCCGAAGACGGTGAGGAAGACTACGTATCGGAGGGAGAGAGTTTAGGAGGGTGGGAAGGACGATGGGAAGGTTAA